In one window of Pieris brassicae chromosome 10, ilPieBrab1.1, whole genome shotgun sequence DNA:
- the LOC123715155 gene encoding ITG-like peptide, producing MFRINMALSALLMLACLGSSHAWGGLFNRFSSDMLANLGYGRSPYRHYPYGQVEPEEIYAEALEGNRIEDAEDTHCYSSPCITNGDCCRGLMCLETEDGGRCLPAFAGRKLGEICNRENQCDAGLVCEEVVPGEMHVCRLPSAGRKQYNEDCSTSSECDISRGLCCVMQRRHRQKARKSCGYFKEALVCIGPVATDQIREVVQHTAGEKRIGVYRMH from the exons ATGTTTCG cATCAACATGGCATTATCTGCGCTGCTGATGCTGGCCTGTCTCGGCTCCAGTCACGCCTGGGGTGGCCTCTTCAACCGCTTCAGCTCTGACATGCTCGCCAACCTGGGGTATGGGAGATCCCCCTACCGTCACTATCCCTATGGGCAG GTTGAACCAGAAGAAATATACGCAGAGGCTCTAGAAGGGAATCGTATAGAAGACGCTGAAGACACCCACTGCTACAGCTCTCCATGCATCACGAATGGAGACTGCTGCAGAGGCCTCATGTGCCTTGAGACGG AGGACGGTGGCCGCTGCTTGCCGGCATTCGCTGGGCGTAAACTGGGTGAAATTTGCAACCGGGAGAATCAATGTGACGCTGGACTGGTGTGTGAAGAAGTTGTGCCAG GAGAAATGCATGTATGTCGTCTCCCATCCGCCGGCCGTAAGCAATACAATGAAGACTGCTCAACCTCAAGCGAATGTGACATCAGCCGAGGTCTTTGCTGCGTCATGCAACGTCGCCACCGGCAGAAAGCACGCAAG aGCTGTGGATACTTTAAGGAGGCTTTAGTCTGCATAGGACCCGTAGCGACTGACCAAATTCGCGAGGTCGTCCAACATACCGCTGGCGAAAAACGTATCGGGGTGTACCGGATGCattaa
- the LOC123715358 gene encoding uncharacterized protein LOC123715358, protein MASKVTLALLICVAVSLMRPVAATSVQLPAVYPLVNILLPLLNNVYNLLLSLLSIFDTLPPPISALIPVDLSALETSLLKLYSQALAIVNFLRSLPEYAVGANPSTPTSGVANMQNLLTNLVSSVSELADDVLVGIGGALLPGLLQLVVMVVQTVLNLLL, encoded by the exons atggcGTCCAAAGTGACTTTAGCTCTTTTAATCTGTGTAGCGGTCTCGTTAATG cgGCCAGTTGCGGCAACATCAGTTCAATTACCAGCTGTGTATCCACTTGTAAACATATTGTTACCACTTCTCAACAACGTATACAACCTCCTTTTATCGCTCCTTTCAATCTTCGACACACTCCCGCCACCTATTAGCGCCCTAATTCCAGTGGATTTAAGTGCACTTGAAACGTCACTTTTGAAGCTTTACTCCCAAGCTCTAGCAATAGTGAACTTTTTGAGGTCTCTGCCAGAATATGCGGTTGGCGCGAATCCTAGTACGCCGACTTCCGGTGTTGCCAACATGCAAAATTTACTCACAAATCTTGTGTCATCCGTTTCCGAACTCGCAGACGATGTTTTGGTGGGCATTGGCGGGGCTTTGCTGCCAGGTTTATTACAATTGGTCGTCATGGTGGTACAAACCGTGCTTAACTTGCTACTTTAA
- the LOC123715369 gene encoding uncharacterized protein LOC123715369, whose protein sequence is MRYPVGLTILVIFLVKDTTAMIPAYSVSALRLAFDEISTVVPVANQLASLLIPFLINLINNLNNLSNIVQNLTPALLPYFGCTLPLLYATLTDLTSVLFLYISVLISLFRSNVLAAPGLLLGLASQVLNLVLGLLTGLTDNTGLLSGLLKLITNVLVELEKMLI, encoded by the exons atgcgGTATCCCGTTGGATTAACTATTTTGGTTATATTTTTG GTTAAGGACACAACAGCAATGATACCAGCATattcagtttccgcacttcgGCTTGCATTCGACGAAATATCAACAGTGGTGCCCGTCGCCAATCAGCTAGCTAGTCTTTTAATACCATTCCTCATAAAccttattaacaatttaaacaatCTGTCAAACATCGTACAGAATTTGACACCAGCATTATTGCCATACTTTGGTTGTACATTACCATTATTGTATGCTACATTAACAGATTTAACATCTGTcctgtttttgtatattagtgTTCTTATATCGTTATTCAGGTCAAATGTTTTAGCAGCTCCTGGCTTGTTATTAGGTCTTGCGTCACAGGTTTTAAACTTAGTACTGGGCCTGTTGACTGGATTAACTGATAACACCGGCTTACTGTCTggattacttaaattaataaccaATGTGTTAGTGGAATTAGAAAAGATGttgatttga
- the LOC123715189 gene encoding uncharacterized protein LOC123715189, with protein MFGVSLFMCGFVCLVKSQNQFQQFQSYPYGTSYASIYSKQPIIVTPASSYNQVYTTVHPSIYPETPSVASYLQETHLNNILSNPAIQAFIDPGTKIYNQNGIEISDQVRPRTPNVVNNYFIVPTDYLKTNESQPFLKNTRHKNQNNYYKSCPKRHLRNEPVKSTREFKSDDNPRPRYRKNQQLNSQCKENGVGKKQKTLEDSEVILSDLGVRNNKQSDSFKREDKLSTRQRSEKSSRTSNNINYDDERLVTKKHKDRRLNDGLKAQYKSNLNECDEPFYLNEECCELDKRNPRNPVNKPLNKKSHTRSKNNQNDFMNNWMNYVKMFMPDQNNDSLDFSQINFPYNFDRMPNFNNIKPQVNKSNKRNKKRKEKEQQVLEISNKSDPTKQDKNKIVELSPKFIEVEDKKEPVKINKVTNLIPESSTETSEKVTNKQKTLLINSEISVEEVPIMYQNEIIDYYPDFKNDAIYTTDEDDLYFFHNRHYYNTEEALNRERRKFDRSEETSNQSGRKSGNNIPSYKKSNVKDKSEDQFRTPPGLSDPGFQTRKISVKDKTGFYSYHIDDKDSIDFIPVEKDDNSIETVYARSKVVKYGKPREVEKHKIDRDQENRNERHRNVYPKDGETTVVFSKAWIPEKSVN; from the exons ATGTTTGGAGTTAGCTTGTTTATGTGtggttttgtttgtttg gTGAAATCACAAAATCAATTCCAGCAATTCCAATCATATCCTTACGGAACAAGCTATGCTAGTATCTACAGTAAACAGCCCATTATAGTTACCCCCGCAAGCTCTTATAACCAAGTTTACACCACTGTGCATCCCTCTATATACCCTGAAACTCCCTCAGTAGCAAGCTATTTACAGGAAACCCATTTGAACAACATACTTTCAAATCCCGCCATCCAGGCTTTCATAGATCCTGGGACCAAGATTTATAATCAAAACGGCATAGAAATATCAGATCAAGTTCGACCAAGAACTCCTAATGTTGtcaataactattttatagtTCCAACGGATTACTTAAAGACAAATGAAAGCCAACcgtttttgaaaaatacacgacataaaaatcaaaataattattataaatcatgcCCAAAGAGGCATTTAAGGAACGAACCGGTTAAAAGTACAAGAGAGTTTAAAAGTGATGACAATCCAAGGCCAAGATATAGGAAAAATCAACAGCTAAATTCACAATGTAAAGAAAACGGGGTgggtaaaaaacaaaagacgttAGAAGATTCAGAGGTAATACTTAGTGATCTGGGTGTaagaaacaataaacaaagtgATAGCTTTAAAAGAGAAGATAAACTGTCTACTCGGCAACGTTCTGAAAAATCATCAAGGACaagcaataatataaattatgatgaTGAAAGGCTggtaacaaaaaaacataaagaCAGACGATTGAATGATGGGCTAAAAGCCCAATATAAGAGCAATTTAAATGAATGTGAtgaacctttttatttaaatgaagaaTGTTGTGAATTGGATAAAAGAAATCCTCGCAATCCCGTCAACAAACCCTTAAACAAGAAAAGTCATACTAGATCTAAAAACAATCAGAACGATTTCATGAATAACTGGATGAACtatgtaaaaatgtttatgcCCGATCAAAATAATGATTCTTTAGACTTTTCACAGATTAATTTTCCATATAATTTTGATCGAATgcctaattttaataatataaaaccacaagtaaataaatcaaataaaagaaataaaaaacgaaAGGAAAAAGAACAACAAGTATTAGAGATATCGAATAAAAGTGACCCAACTAagcaagataaaaataaaatagtagaaCTGTCTCCTAAGTTCATCGAAGTAGAAGATAAAAAAGAAccggttaaaataaataaagtgacTAACTTAATTCCAGAGTCATCAACGGAAACATCTGAAAAggttacaaataaacaaaaaacattattaataaattctgaAATTAGTGTGGAAGAAGTACCCATTATGtatcaaaatgaaataatagatTACTACCCAGACTTTAAAAATGATGCAATATATACAACAGATGAAGATGATTTGTATTTCTTCCATAACCGGCACTACTATAACACCGAAGAGGCACTCAATCGTGAAAGACGAAAATTCGATCGAAGTGAAGAAACCTCCAATCAGTCTGGAAGGAAAAGCGGCAACAATATTCCCTCGTATAAAAAAAGCAATGTAAAAGATAAATCGGAAGATCAATTCCGGACTCCTCCGGGCTTGAGTGATCCAGGATTtcaaacaagaaaaataagtgtAAAAGATAAGACTGGTTTTTATTCATATCACATTGATGACAAAGATTCAATAGATTTTATACCAGTGGAAAAAGACGACAATAGCATCGAAACAGTCTATGCCCGTTCTAAAGTTGTTAAATACGGTAAACCTAGAGAGGTTGAAAAACATAAGATAGATCGTGATCAGGAAAACAGGAATGAAAGACATCGAAACGTTTATCCTAAGGACGGCGAAACAACTGTTGTGTTCTCTAAAGCATGGATTCCTGAAAAGagtgtaaattaa
- the LOC123715096 gene encoding homeobox protein 13-like, translating into MGAFVLFLFFIYINENIAKIPNEQTLPLNVKSKVSPDPYNIPIRRYKEEYFDPFLQDIYSETTQHKKEFLNAPSYRFCKDDDILKSERLYFKVPLQSNISNEYRTLIRNPEISPENHCLQSKINYNDFSPHDEYPSKEMKKPKWNNREEVLKRRTKEDLEDFSHLKDVAKIQRNPENFYGKNNYTSDYYVRLDNPKSNEDIISNPEYDARIKLHDNPFMQIPLKSEYSLDNAFIPHISPIVECRGVNRKYNEFSETPSYSRHLHQKPGANLVGHYRAPNENDEFKDQTHLKHSLTSSASAVENRLLTSHITKTFEKVKGDDENIPDSPLNDIPFWKSPSNKKYRTRLNLYTDHHTKDVQNIIEQSNTTLASSRLPQQITSQQIYKTKPFESKISSKNSSSFSTSPGVTEMSLSGKSHNRLNEIPSAFVNQMSTERSHENSFSNRKMEEMNLANFLRRQIQTTANQTIPSHYDMAKHSKSIEATEEAPQHYDTWYRSPAFNVNSKLINDSIKPINVNNHNGSNTQTKHDMVNLKSVPLNNSFDIRKYTSDRINAFYYPSNIKSSLSYNENKNNVNIDYIQSNAEGVFIQPNLEKDKSFVKSEIKTIVPESIGSSINQIPRCYHGRNNLTLSQGGDTMNQNISGLLYKIPEVNPLVNEPIIIQNNSISKKDRSNSIKCYTLPTPASLPSPINYNNQDYRRINSSPIHVQPFTTKVYPQEITIKSTHNTPVVSAAPYTVQVPNNSFYEINKPKVTLLNPTNAPNLAYKNPTVFYIPSTTYKQTGAAINAPKVQLLSQNDTKLNPIKSTSSYVNVLANTGNQVHQTVNKYNSLLSASLNNITSVIVSNILSSFNKDISKTLKKPLPKGSNVPISCEIPTFEVTHPCIESPRYLPETPIKIRNDNSTSTTTTKSSKPCVSTITINVLPPVQQKSNDIIILV; encoded by the exons ATGGGGGCGTTTGtgttattcttattttttatttatatcaatgaa AATATTGCAAAAATACCAAACGAACAGACGTTAccattaaatgttaaatcgAAAGTGTCACCTGATCCATATAATATCCCAATACGAAGATATAAGGAAGAATATTTCGACCCATTTCTGCAAGATATTTACTCTGAAACAACACAACACAAGAAGGAATTTCTCAATGCTCCTTCCTATAGATTCTGTAAGGATGACGACATTTTGAAATCAGAAAGATTATACTTCAAAGTTCCTCTGCAATCTAATATATCTAATGAATATAGAACATTAATAAGAAATCCTGAAATTTCGCCAGAAAATCATTGTCTTCAGtccaaaataaattacaatgatTTTTCTCCTCACGATGAATACCCCAGTAAAGAAATGAAAAAGCCTAAATGGAATAATCGAgaagaagttttaaaaagaAGAACAAAGGAAGACCTTGAAGATTTTTCTCATCTCAAGGATGTAGCAAAAATACAACGTAATCCCGAAAATttttatggtaaaaataattatacctcCGATTATTATGTAAGATTGGATAATCCTAAATCTAATGAAGATATAATTTCTAACCCTGAATACGATGCTCGTATAAAGTTACATGACAATCCTTTTATGCAAATTCCTTTAAAATCTGAATATAGTTTGGATAATGCTTTCATACCACACATTTCTCCAATAGTAGAGTGTAGGGGAGTCAATAGAAAGTATAATGAGTTTTCAGAAACTCCTTCTTATAGTAGGCACCTTCACCAGAAACCAGGCGCTAATTTAGTTGGACATTATAGAGCACCCAATGAAAATGACGAGTTTAAAGATCAAACTCATTTAAAGCATTCGCTTACGTCTTCAGCAAGTGCCGTAGAAAATAGACTACTTACCTCTcacataacaaaaacatttgaaaaagTAAAAGGAGACGATGAAAATATTCCTGATAGCCCTCTAAATGATATTCCTTTTTGGAAATCtccatcaaataaaaaatatagaacaaggttaaatttatatactgaTCATCATACTAAAgatgtacaaaatattatcgAACAGTCTAATACTACATTGGCTTCTTCGAGGTTACCGCAGCAAATAACAAGTCAGCAAATTTACAAGACAAAACCTTTTGAATCTAAAATCAGTTCAAAAAACAGTAGTTCTTTTTCGACTAGTCCAGGGGTAACAGAGATGTCTCTGAGTGGTAAATCTCATAACAGGCTCAATGAAATTCCTAGTGCTTTCGTTAATCAGATGTCCACCGAAAGAAGCCACGAAAATAGTTTTAGTAACAGAAAGATGGAAGAAATGAACCTTGCAAACTTTTTAAGACGACAAATACAGACCACGGCAAACCAGACTATTCCCTCTCATTATGACATGGCAAAACATTCAAAATCAATCGAAGCAACAGAAGAAGCACCACAACATTATGATACGTGGTACAGATCGCCTGCATTTAATGTTAACTCTAAACTCATTAACGATAGTATTAAGCCAATCAACGTAAATAATCACAATGGAAGTAATACACAAACGAAACACGATatggtaaatttaaaatcagtacCTCTGAATAACAGTTTtgacataagaaaatatacatCAGATCGTATTAATGCGTTCTACTATCCAAGCAACATTAAATCTTCCCTTTCATATAACGAAAATAAGAACAATgttaatattgattatatacAATCCAACGCTGAAGGAGTTTTCATCCAACCAAATTTAGAAAAAGACAAGTCATTTGTAAAAAGTGAAATAAAAACCATCGTACCGGAAAGCATTGGAAGCTCAATAAATCAAATACCACGTTGTTATCACGGAAGAAATAATTTGACATTAAGTCAAGGTGGTGATACTATGAACCAAAATATAAGTggattgttatataaaatacctgAAGTGAACCCATTGGTAAATGAaccaattattatacaaaataattcgATTTCGAAAAAAGATCGAAGCAAttctattaaatgttatacGCTTCCAACACCTGCGTCTCTGCCATCtcctataaattataataatcaagaTTACAGAAGAATAAATAGCTCTCCAATACATGTACAACCATTTACTACTAAAGTTTATCCTCAAGAAATTACCATTAAATCAACACATAATACACCAGTAGTTTCTGCTGCGCCTTATACAGTACAAGTTCCAAACAACTCATTCTATGAAATCAATAAACCTAAAGTTACACTTCTTAATCCCACAAATGCTCCGAATCTAGCTTATAAAAACCCCACAGTATTCTATATTCCTAGCACCACATATAAACAAACTGGAGCAGCTATCAACGCACCAAAAGTACAACTACTAAGTCAAAATGACACAAAATTAAATCCGATAAAATCAACAAGTTCTTATGTCAATGTTTTAGCAAACACTGGGAACCAGGTACATCagactgtaaataaatataactcaCTCTTAAGCGCTTCCTTAAACAATATAACTTCAGTTATTGTTTCTAATATTCTATCAAGTTTCAATAAAGATATTTCTAAAACGTTAAAGAAACCATTACCCAAAGGTTCAAACGTTCCAATATCATGTGAAATACCAACTTTTGAAGTGACACATCCTTGTATTGAATCGCCGAGGTATTTGCCAGAGAcgccaataaaaataagaaatgatAATTCTACAAGCACTACTACCACTAAATCTTCTAAACCATGTGTATCTACGAtaacaattaatgttttaccACCTGTACAGCAAAAGTctaatgatattattatacttgtataa
- the LOC123715357 gene encoding uncharacterized protein LOC123715357: MKNLILFMTFQAIVIQTAYSQCVNRVISNCAPNVVETILPNQYFGPQLAPALGPLAPALAPAPVLAPPLVPGVISEVGYPTVIQDSSVANNLANALQLLVVSNLLSSTLPGPCELPLPGYPVESMVPMPSLPAYNYVY, translated from the exons atgaAGAACTTAATTTTGTTCATGACCTTTCAAGCCATTGTTATTCAG accGCCTACTCTCAATGTGTCAATCGTGTTATCTCCAACTGTGCTCCAAACGTTGTCGAAACGATTCTTCCAAACCAATACTTTGGCCCTCAATTGGCACCAGCTTTAGGACCATTGGCACCGGCTCTAGCACCTGCTCCCGTTTTGGCACCGCCTCTAGTGCCAGGTGTGATCTCTGAAGTTGGATATCCAACTGTTATTCAAGATAGCAGTGTTGCTAATAACTTGGCAAATGCCTTACAACTACTTGTTGTTAGCAATTTGTTGAGTAGCACATTGCCCGGCCCTTGTGAATTGCCATTACCCGGATATCCGGTGGAAAGTATGGTTCCAATGCCATCGTTGCCGGcctataattatgtttactag
- the LOC123715346 gene encoding uncharacterized protein LOC123715346 encodes MALCLLKVIVFELFISQVLSSYIYQYPGAPYYPQSYPAYPKRQAAVQPQSYTNYQPTASYVYPTQDLPTYQKPTQQNFAFTSLSPKPKIVHPETKPCPKSHPIPDIPGVIEEKRKPGLDPNVLNNLAIALQLLIVSNIINNPPEVKDAFKSPDKHDGFKSEIYKIQEQINKLSDTNANREYSDKTPFQSLFEANALELQRALPNAKFLGEAGMMDNYSFPKSLPPRTGGLMSPYEAINCNSFEASPFSKTDFQSPYSAVIAFDNNKDLFSMADLF; translated from the exons ATGGCTCTATGCTTATTGaaagttattgtttttgaattatttataagtcaa GTCCTATCCTCCTACATATATCAATATCCAGGCGCACCATATTACCCTCAATCGTATCCAGCTTATCCCAAACGACAAGCAGCTGTACAACCTCAATCGTATACTAATTATCAACCGACTGCAAGCTATGTTTATCCTACACAAGACCTTCCAACCTACCAAAAACCAACTCAACAAAATTTCGCATTTACAAGTCTATCACCAAAACCAAAAATAGTTCATCCAGAAACAAAACCATGTCCAAAGTCTCACCCAATTCCAGATATTCCTGGGGTTATAGAAGAAAAACGTAAACCTGGTCTAGACccgaatgttttaaataacttagcGATTGCTTTACAGCTTTTGATTGTCAGCAACATTATCAATAATCCACCAGAAGTAAAAGACGCCTTTAAATCACCCGATAAACACGATGGTTTTAAatctgaaatttataaaatacaggaGCAAATAAATAAGCTTTCCGATACTAATGCCAACAGGGAGTATTCAGATAAAACGCCGTTTCAATCTTTGTTTGAAGCAAATGCGTTAGAGTTGCAGCGCGCTTTGCCAAATGCGAAATTTTTGGGTGAAGCGGGAATGATggataattattcatttcctAAATCACTTCCTCCAAGGACAGGTGGTTTAATGTCTCCATATGAAGCTATTAACTGTAATTCGTTTGAAGCCTCACCATTTTCGAAAACTGATTTCCAAAGCCCTTATTCTGCTGTGATAGCGTTTGATAAtaacaaagatttattttctatgGCTGACTTGTTCTAA
- the LOC123715244 gene encoding uncharacterized protein LOC123715244, giving the protein MGSKLLFAICAVLFCKVQSQPCGCPPMGPQIMSPPLMATQQVVAPPVVATTIVDNSVSNALANALQLLIVSDLIETKLGPVLANGNALNTLGPILETIQRPCGSALEIISPIQELSPCGTTLEFIQPRGSSIVETIQPNMFGGYTETFAPFYGPSGPIVETLQPNICGGVTETYSPYRSGPIVEKIQPNIFGGVTETISSRYGPQIVEQFIPNPYGYTETIGANFCGVNELNPFYNGVTEFVTSPCGSPSPVITPSFYERVSEIVPPTAQFLPNYYGGVTEIVSPPMAAEVLFPSSIPAQLSCNFGYNLPSNTPCVNVNVETLPFEPCGCNSCSKGYYF; this is encoded by the exons atggggtcaaaattattgtttgcCATTTGCGCTGTCCTTTTTTGTAAG GTACAATCTCAACCATGTGGGTGTCCACCAATGGGTCCTCAAATTATGTCACCCCCACTAATGGCAACTCAACAAGTAGTAGCACCTCCAGTAGTCGCTACTACCATCGTGGATAACTCCGTATCAAACGCCCTGGCTAATGCTTTACAACTTTTAATTGTCAGTGATTTAATTGAAACCAAATTGGGACCAGTCTTGGCGAACGGTAATGCATTAAACACATTAGGGCCAATACTTGAGACTATTCAAAGACCTTGTGGGTCAGCATTGGAAATAATATCTCCGATTCAAGAATTGTCACCTTGCGGTACCACCTTAGAGTTCATACAACCTCGCGGTTCATCAATAGTCGAAACTATACAGCCTAATATGTTCGGAGGTTATACTGAAACATTTGCACCATTCTACGGCCCATCTGGACCAATTGTTGAAACGTTACAGCCTAACATATGTGGCGGTGTTACAGAAACATACTCACCGTACAGAAGTGGACCAATAGTTGAAAAGATTCAGCCCAATATTTTTGGAGGTGTTACTGAAACGATTTCCTCGCGGTACGGACCGCAAATCGTTGAACAATTCATTCCAAATCCATATGGTTACACTGAAACAATTGGTGCTAACTTCTGCGGCGTCAACGAATTGAATCCATTCTACAATGGCGTGACCGAATTCGTTACTTCTCCTTGCGGTTCACCTTCACCAGTGATCACTCCCAGTTTTTATGAAAGAGTATCTGAAATAGTGCCTCCTACAGCGCAGTTTCTACCAAATTATTACGGCGGTGTTACAGAAATTGTGTCACCCCCAATGGCTGCAGAAGTCCTATTTCCGTCATCAATACCAGCACAGCTGTCGTGCAACTTTGGTTACAATTTACCTTCAAATACCCCTTGTGTCAACGTAAATGTTGAAACATTGCCTTTTGAACCGTGTGGTTGTAATTCATGCTCAAAGGGTTATTATTTCTAA
- the LOC123715245 gene encoding uncharacterized protein LOC123715245: MKAILAFSIVAISLKHAKTQCRQPQNLLMNRIPETIIEVPRNFISPPMKMPYSAIDYKQLTPLPPKILSPPSTTIVTDCSPTVCKNLANTLQLMIVCNLLQGHKGGSDLALQLASPLINDVISSPSFSCGCPNPLFQNQVPNIGTNFARPPPFNSAPVNTCPKHSLLNMLGMFSN; encoded by the exons ATGAAAGCTATTCTAGCATTCAGTATCGTTGCTATTAGCTTaaag CATGCAAAAACTCAATGCCGCCAGCCGCAAAACTTATTGATGAATCGAATACCGGAGACAATTATAGAGGTACCCCGCAACTTCATATCTCCCCCAATGAAAATGCCATACTCAGCCATAGACTATAAACAACTGACACCGTTGCCGCCAAAAATATTATCTCCGCCGTCTACAACTATTGTGACTGACTGTTCACCAACAGTTTGCAAAAACCTAGCAAATACTTTACAGTTGATGATCGTCTGTAATTTATTACAAGGTCATAAGGGTGGTTCTGATTTGGCATTACAATTAGCATCCCCGCTCATAAATGACGTCATATCATCACCATCATTTTCTTGTGGTTGCCCAAACCCGCTTTTTCAGAATCAGGTTCCCAATATAGGTACTAATTTTGCTAGACCTCCACCATTCAACTCAGCTCCAGTCAACACATGCCCAAAACACAGTTTACTTAATATGCTGGGTATGTTTAGTAATTAA
- the LOC123715348 gene encoding uncharacterized protein LOC123715348 isoform X1 yields the protein MLTQGPQENFGADEEVVAETEAYFEKSYYKMFVSPRARRHYRQRFQQAPRYMPGLQPLYPDQTTHLCPCESKQSYVTPYTTFSIETQENIDGRLILPPPGIQLPFGLGYSSAAIPAVAEAYNVRMLDNNIEAQVSEALIPVSPEFACIKIATPFCSDQGYPVRSIVL from the exons ATGCTCACTCAAGGACCTCAAGAGAATTTTGGCGCTGATGAAGAGGTAGTTGCCGAAACTGAAGCCTATTTTGAGAAATCCTACTATAAAATG TTTGTCTCCCCAAGAGCACGCCGTCATTATCGACAGAGATTTCAGCAAGCGCCTCGTTACATGCCTGGATTACAACCGTTATATCCTGATCAAACTACACATTTATGTCCCTGTGAATCGAAGCAATCGTACGTTACACCATATACAACTTTTAGTATTGAGACCCAGGAAAACATTGACGGAAGGCTAATTTTGCCTCCACCAGGCATTCAGCTACCTTTTGGGTTAGGCTATTCTTCTGCTGCTATTCCGGCCGTTGCTGAGGCTTATAACGTAAGAATGTTAGACAATAATATAGAGGCTCAAGTTTCAGAGGCCTTGATACCGGTTTCACCAGAATTCGCTTGTATAAAAATTGCAACTCCTTTTTGTAGCGACCAGGGATATCCTGTGAgatcaattgttttataa
- the LOC123715348 gene encoding uncharacterized protein LOC123715348 isoform X2, which produces MMTKSIVFIVLVTFANFVSPRARRHYRQRFQQAPRYMPGLQPLYPDQTTHLCPCESKQSYVTPYTTFSIETQENIDGRLILPPPGIQLPFGLGYSSAAIPAVAEAYNVRMLDNNIEAQVSEALIPVSPEFACIKIATPFCSDQGYPVRSIVL; this is translated from the exons ATGATGACTAAatcaatagtttttattgtgttaGTCACGTTTGCAAAT TTTGTCTCCCCAAGAGCACGCCGTCATTATCGACAGAGATTTCAGCAAGCGCCTCGTTACATGCCTGGATTACAACCGTTATATCCTGATCAAACTACACATTTATGTCCCTGTGAATCGAAGCAATCGTACGTTACACCATATACAACTTTTAGTATTGAGACCCAGGAAAACATTGACGGAAGGCTAATTTTGCCTCCACCAGGCATTCAGCTACCTTTTGGGTTAGGCTATTCTTCTGCTGCTATTCCGGCCGTTGCTGAGGCTTATAACGTAAGAATGTTAGACAATAATATAGAGGCTCAAGTTTCAGAGGCCTTGATACCGGTTTCACCAGAATTCGCTTGTATAAAAATTGCAACTCCTTTTTGTAGCGACCAGGGATATCCTGTGAgatcaattgttttataa